In Piscinibacter sp. HJYY11, one genomic interval encodes:
- the gcvP gene encoding aminomethyl-transferring glycine dehydrogenase gives MLMSALKPLGELENPSEFVARHIGIEPEDERRMLSAIGAASRRALIDSIVPRAIARPTPMQLPAPVTEADALAELKAIASKNKVLKSFIGQGYHGTHTPGVILRNILENPAWYTAYTPYQAEISQGRMEALVNFQTMVCDLTGLAIANASMLDEATAAAEAMTLAKRSVKATGNVFVVSGDVHPQTLEVLHTRARPLGLVVKEANSHDEWKAAIAADDYFAAMVQYPASSGWLYDWTAEVASVHAKKAAFIMAADLLALTLLKTPGEMGADIAVGTTQRFGMPMGCGGPHAAYLAVRDEFKRSMPGRLVGVSVDAHGAPAYRLALQTREQHIRREKATSNICTAQVLPAVVASMYAVYHGPQGLTRIAQRVARYTGILVAGLKQLGLDLSATHHVEWGVFDTIGLKTGADTERLMQRAVSLGANLRRAWGDYLCITLDETTTRDDLALLWKVFAKAGEKLPSVDALASTPDLIPAALRRSSDFLTHPVFNTHHSETEMLRYIRSLSDKDIALDRSMIPLGSCTMKLNATSEMIPITWPEFAQMHPFAPQDQLKGYAELDQLLRDWLCQATGYSGISLQPNAGSQGEYAGLLIIKAYHEGRGEGHRNICLIPESAHGTNPASAQMVGMQVVVTKCDADGNVDLADLKAKCEQHSANLACVMITYPSTYGVFETRVKELCALVHQHGGRVYVDGANMNALVGIAAPGEFGGDVSHLNLHKTFCIPHGGGGPGVGPVCVVEDLVPYLPAHRAAGLGHDKQVGAVSAAPLGNAAVLPISWMYVRMMGAEGLKQATETAILSANYIAARLADHYDIHYSGNIAGVKGGGVAHECILDLRPLKDSSGVSAEDVAKRLIDYGFHAPTLSFPVAGTLMVEPTESEPLVELDRFCDAMIAIRREIARVEQGQWPKDDNPLKAAPHTAAALLKNEWPHPYSREEAAYPVKSLLKQKYWSPVGRVDNVYGDRNLFCACVPMSAYGDAVEVDET, from the coding sequence ATGCTGATGTCTGCCCTGAAGCCCCTCGGTGAACTCGAGAACCCGTCTGAATTCGTGGCCCGCCACATCGGCATCGAACCCGAGGACGAGCGCCGCATGCTCTCGGCCATCGGCGCCGCCTCGCGCCGTGCGCTGATCGACAGCATCGTGCCGCGCGCCATCGCCCGCCCGACGCCGATGCAGCTGCCCGCGCCGGTCACCGAGGCCGATGCGCTGGCCGAGCTGAAGGCCATCGCGTCGAAGAACAAGGTGCTCAAGAGCTTCATCGGCCAGGGCTACCACGGCACGCACACGCCGGGTGTCATCCTGCGCAACATCCTCGAGAACCCGGCCTGGTACACCGCCTACACGCCCTACCAGGCCGAGATCTCGCAGGGCCGCATGGAGGCGCTGGTCAACTTCCAGACCATGGTGTGCGACCTGACCGGCCTCGCGATTGCCAATGCGTCGATGCTCGACGAGGCCACCGCTGCGGCCGAGGCGATGACGCTCGCCAAGCGCAGCGTCAAGGCCACGGGCAACGTCTTCGTCGTTTCGGGCGACGTGCACCCGCAGACGCTCGAAGTGCTGCACACCCGCGCCAGGCCGCTGGGCCTGGTCGTGAAAGAAGCGAATTCGCATGACGAGTGGAAGGCCGCCATCGCCGCCGACGACTACTTCGCCGCGATGGTGCAGTACCCCGCGAGCAGCGGCTGGCTCTACGACTGGACGGCCGAGGTCGCGTCCGTGCACGCGAAGAAAGCCGCCTTCATCATGGCCGCCGACCTGCTGGCGCTCACGCTGCTGAAGACTCCTGGCGAGATGGGCGCCGACATCGCGGTGGGCACCACCCAGCGCTTCGGCATGCCCATGGGCTGCGGTGGCCCGCACGCCGCCTACCTCGCGGTGCGCGACGAGTTCAAGCGCTCGATGCCCGGCCGCCTGGTCGGCGTGAGCGTCGATGCGCACGGCGCGCCGGCCTACCGCCTCGCGCTGCAGACGCGCGAGCAGCACATCCGCCGCGAGAAGGCCACCTCCAACATCTGCACGGCGCAGGTGCTGCCGGCCGTCGTGGCGAGCATGTACGCCGTGTACCACGGGCCGCAGGGCTTGACGCGCATCGCGCAGCGTGTGGCGCGCTACACCGGCATCCTCGTCGCCGGGCTGAAGCAGCTCGGCCTCGACCTGTCCGCCACGCACCACGTGGAATGGGGCGTGTTTGACACCATCGGCCTCAAGACTGGCGCCGACACCGAGCGGCTGATGCAGCGTGCCGTCTCGCTCGGCGCCAACCTGCGCCGCGCCTGGGGCGACTACCTCTGCATCACGCTCGACGAGACCACGACGCGCGACGACCTCGCGCTCTTGTGGAAGGTCTTCGCGAAGGCCGGGGAGAAGCTGCCGAGCGTCGACGCTCTGGCTTCCACCCCCGACCTGATCCCCGCCGCCCTGCGCCGCAGCTCGGACTTCCTCACCCACCCGGTCTTCAACACGCACCACAGCGAGACCGAGATGCTGCGCTACATCCGCAGCCTGTCGGACAAGGACATCGCGCTCGACCGCAGCATGATTCCGCTGGGCTCCTGCACGATGAAGCTCAACGCGACCAGCGAGATGATCCCCATCACCTGGCCCGAGTTCGCCCAGATGCACCCCTTCGCACCGCAAGACCAGCTCAAGGGCTACGCCGAACTCGACCAGCTGCTGCGCGACTGGCTCTGCCAGGCCACCGGCTACTCGGGCATCAGCCTGCAGCCCAATGCCGGCTCGCAAGGCGAATACGCGGGCCTCCTGATCATCAAGGCGTACCACGAGGGCCGCGGCGAGGGCCATCGCAACATCTGCCTGATCCCCGAGTCGGCGCACGGCACCAACCCGGCGTCTGCCCAGATGGTCGGCATGCAGGTGGTGGTCACCAAGTGCGATGCCGACGGCAACGTCGACCTCGCCGACCTCAAGGCCAAGTGCGAGCAGCACAGCGCCAACCTGGCCTGCGTGATGATCACCTACCCCAGTACCTACGGCGTGTTCGAGACGCGCGTGAAGGAGCTGTGCGCCCTCGTGCACCAGCACGGCGGCCGCGTCTACGTGGACGGCGCCAACATGAACGCGCTGGTCGGCATCGCCGCACCGGGCGAGTTCGGCGGCGACGTGAGCCACCTCAACCTGCACAAGACCTTCTGCATCCCGCACGGCGGTGGCGGCCCGGGCGTCGGCCCGGTGTGCGTGGTGGAAGACCTGGTGCCCTACCTGCCGGCGCACCGCGCGGCCGGGCTCGGCCATGACAAGCAGGTCGGCGCCGTCAGTGCCGCACCGCTGGGCAACGCAGCCGTGCTGCCGATCAGCTGGATGTACGTGCGCATGATGGGCGCCGAAGGACTCAAGCAGGCCACCGAGACCGCCATCCTCAGCGCCAACTACATCGCTGCCCGACTGGCCGACCACTACGACATCCACTACAGCGGCAACATCGCCGGCGTGAAGGGCGGCGGCGTCGCGCACGAGTGCATCCTCGACCTGCGCCCGCTGAAAGACAGCTCGGGCGTCAGCGCCGAAGACGTGGCCAAGCGCCTGATCGACTACGGCTTCCACGCACCGACGCTCAGCTTCCCGGTCGCCGGCACGCTGATGGTCGAGCCGACCGAGAGCGAGCCGCTGGTCGAGCTGGATCGCTTCTGCGACGCGATGATCGCCATCCGCCGCGAGATCGCGCGTGTCGAGCAAGGCCAGTGGCCGAAGGACGACAACCCGCTCAAGGCGGCGCCGCACACGGCCGCCGCACTGCTCAAGAACGAGTGGCCGCATCCCTACTCGCGTGAGGAAGCGGCCTACCCGGTGAAGAGCCTCTTGAAGCAGAAGTACTGGTCGCCGGTCGGTCGGGTGGACAACGTCTACGGCGACCGCAACCTCTTCTGCGCCTGCGTGCCGATGTCGGCCTACGGCGACGCAGTCGAGGTCGACGAGACCTGA
- a CDS encoding SDR family oxidoreductase, translated as MAYTIDLSGRVALVTGASSGLGTQFAKTLATAGAAVVLAGRRVERLKTLRAEIEAAGGDAHVVRLDVTDPDSIKAAVAHAETETGAIDILVNNSGVSTTQKLTDVTPEDYDYVMDTNTKGAFFVAQEVGKRMLARAKGAAPGTFTGGRIVNIASMAGLKALGQIGVYCMSKAAVIHMTRAMALEWGRYGINVNAICPGYIDTEINHHHWNTEQGQKLINMMPRKRIGAPQDLDVVLTMLCSNESHFVNGAVIQADDGFAI; from the coding sequence ATGGCCTACACGATCGACCTGTCCGGCCGCGTGGCACTGGTCACCGGCGCGTCGAGTGGACTTGGCACTCAATTCGCGAAGACGCTCGCCACGGCCGGCGCAGCCGTCGTGCTGGCGGGCCGCAGGGTGGAACGTCTCAAGACCTTGCGCGCCGAGATCGAAGCGGCCGGCGGCGACGCGCACGTGGTGCGCCTCGACGTGACCGACCCCGACAGCATCAAGGCCGCCGTCGCCCACGCCGAGACCGAGACCGGCGCGATCGACATCCTGGTCAACAACTCCGGCGTGAGCACCACGCAGAAGCTCACCGACGTGACGCCCGAGGACTACGACTACGTGATGGACACCAACACCAAGGGTGCCTTCTTCGTGGCGCAGGAGGTGGGCAAGCGCATGCTGGCGCGCGCCAAGGGCGCGGCGCCGGGCACCTTCACCGGCGGGCGCATCGTCAACATCGCCTCGATGGCCGGCCTGAAGGCTCTGGGCCAGATCGGCGTGTACTGCATGAGCAAGGCCGCGGTGATCCACATGACGCGTGCGATGGCGCTCGAGTGGGGGCGCTACGGCATCAACGTGAACGCGATCTGCCCCGGCTACATCGACACCGAGATCAACCACCACCACTGGAATACCGAGCAGGGCCAGAAGCTCATCAACATGATGCCGCGCAAGCGCATCGGTGCGCCGCAGGACCTGGACGTGGTGCTGACGATGCTGTGCTCGAACGAGAGCCACTTCGTGAACGGCGCTGTCATTCAAGCTGACGACGGATTCGCGATCTGA
- a CDS encoding YceH family protein, which produces MRPLSLLEARVLGVLIEKAHTVPDSYPLSLNSLTLGCNQKTARDPVMNATESEVQGAIDSLKLLHLVFESSGSRVARYEHNMGRAMGLPSQSVALLAVLALRGPQTSSELRANCDRLHRFADVSSVEAFLEELAARNEEKGGPLALKLPRAPGAREPRWTHLLCGAVDVSAMPVAPPSDDFVATSELAALKSQQAAMQNELAELRALVDRLYSELGVSKT; this is translated from the coding sequence ATGAGACCGCTGTCGCTTCTTGAAGCGCGCGTGCTCGGCGTGCTCATCGAGAAGGCGCACACCGTGCCCGACAGCTACCCGCTGTCGCTCAATTCGCTCACGCTCGGCTGCAACCAGAAGACCGCGCGCGACCCGGTGATGAACGCCACCGAGTCGGAAGTGCAGGGCGCCATCGATTCGCTGAAGCTGCTGCACCTGGTGTTCGAGTCGAGCGGCTCGCGCGTCGCGCGGTACGAGCACAACATGGGCCGGGCGATGGGCCTGCCGTCGCAGAGCGTGGCGCTGCTGGCGGTGCTCGCGCTGCGGGGCCCGCAGACGAGCTCCGAATTGCGCGCCAACTGCGACCGGCTGCACCGCTTTGCCGATGTGTCGTCGGTGGAAGCGTTTCTCGAAGAGCTGGCCGCGCGCAACGAAGAAAAGGGCGGCCCGCTCGCGCTCAAGCTGCCGCGCGCGCCCGGTGCGCGCGAGCCACGCTGGACGCACCTGCTGTGTGGTGCCGTCGATGTTTCGGCGATGCCGGTTGCGCCGCCATCAGATGACTTCGTGGCCACCAGCGAGCTTGCTGCGCTCAAGTCACAGCAGGCCGCCATGCAGAACGAGCTGGCCGAGCTGCGCGCCCTTGTCGATCGTTTGTATTCAGAATTGGGTGTGAGCAAGACTTAA
- a CDS encoding LuxR C-terminal-related transcriptional regulator, translated as MALTPDDYRTAFEHAPVGLVLSRNRLMLDCNQQLLEMFGASKEQVIGQSFEILYPTHDEFERTGQRIVASLDASGWYADERVMKRVDGPHRGQLFWCHVSGRALDPKQPHAAGVWSFEDLSSRRQLKAELTAREREIAALLIDGLTSKLIGKRLGISPRTVDVYRARLMRKYAASTTPDLVHKLLSA; from the coding sequence ATGGCGCTCACCCCCGACGACTACCGCACCGCTTTCGAGCACGCGCCGGTGGGCCTGGTGCTGTCGCGCAATCGCCTGATGCTCGACTGCAACCAGCAGCTGCTGGAGATGTTCGGCGCGAGCAAGGAGCAGGTGATCGGGCAGTCGTTCGAGATCCTCTACCCCACGCACGACGAGTTCGAGCGCACCGGCCAGCGCATCGTGGCCAGCCTCGATGCCAGCGGCTGGTATGCCGACGAACGGGTGATGAAGCGCGTCGACGGCCCGCACCGCGGGCAGCTCTTCTGGTGCCACGTGTCGGGCCGCGCGCTTGACCCGAAGCAACCGCACGCGGCGGGCGTGTGGTCGTTCGAAGACCTCTCGTCGCGCCGGCAACTGAAGGCAGAGCTCACCGCACGTGAACGCGAGATCGCCGCGCTGCTGATCGACGGCCTGACCAGCAAGCTGATCGGCAAGCGGCTGGGCATCAGCCCCCGCACCGTCGACGTCTATCGCGCCCGGCTGATGCGCAAGTACGCCGCCAGCACCACGCCCGACCTGGTGCACAAGCTGCTGAGCGCCTGA
- a CDS encoding electron transfer flavoprotein-ubiquinone oxidoreductase, with protein sequence MTPAEILAQYGPREAMEYDVVIVGGGPAGLSAAIRLKQLAEKAGKDISVVVLEKGSEPGAHILSGAVMDPIAMNELFPNWKELGAPLNQPVTKDEALFLSETGVMSTPAFLMPDNFHNDGNYVISLGNVVRWLAQQAEALGVEIFPGFAAAEVLYNEDGSVKGIATGNMGINKQGEPSDNFQLGMELHGKYTLFAEGSRGHLGKQLIAKYKLDDGRDPQGYAIGVKEMWEVDPKQHQPGLVIHAAGWPLKSDTYGGGFLYHMEDNKVVLGFITGLNYENPWLSPFEEMQRWKTHPAIRKHIEGGKRLSYGARAITAGGLLSLPKTVFPGGALIGCDAGFLNGPRIKGSHAAMKTGMLAAEAAFEAVTAGRQADELAAYPKAFEASWLYKELHQARNWKAWFKWGLWGGTIGTGIEYWLLPKLGIKSPPWTMHRDKPDHAYLKPADQCPKIEYPKPDGKLTFDRLSSVFISNTNHEEHQPAHLTLKDKSVPVNINLAKYAGPESRYCPAGVYEFVPDEANAGKERLQINAQNCVHCKTCDIKDPTQNIVWVTPEGGGGPNYSGM encoded by the coding sequence ATGACCCCCGCCGAAATACTTGCCCAGTACGGTCCCCGCGAGGCCATGGAATACGACGTGGTCATCGTTGGCGGCGGCCCGGCAGGCTTGTCGGCAGCGATCCGCCTCAAGCAGCTGGCCGAGAAGGCTGGCAAGGACATCTCGGTGGTCGTGCTCGAAAAGGGTTCGGAGCCCGGTGCGCACATCCTGAGCGGCGCCGTGATGGACCCGATCGCGATGAACGAGCTCTTCCCGAACTGGAAGGAGCTCGGCGCTCCGCTCAACCAGCCCGTCACCAAGGACGAAGCGCTCTTCCTGTCGGAGACCGGCGTGATGAGCACGCCGGCCTTCCTGATGCCCGACAACTTCCACAACGACGGCAACTACGTCATCAGCCTCGGCAACGTGGTGCGCTGGCTCGCGCAGCAGGCCGAAGCACTGGGCGTGGAGATCTTCCCCGGCTTCGCGGCCGCCGAAGTGCTCTACAACGAAGACGGCTCGGTCAAGGGCATCGCGACCGGCAACATGGGCATCAACAAGCAGGGGGAGCCCTCCGACAACTTCCAGCTCGGCATGGAACTGCACGGCAAGTACACCCTGTTCGCCGAAGGCTCGCGTGGCCACCTCGGCAAGCAGCTGATCGCCAAGTACAAGCTCGATGACGGCCGTGACCCGCAGGGCTACGCCATCGGCGTGAAGGAGATGTGGGAGGTCGACCCGAAGCAGCATCAGCCGGGCCTGGTGATCCACGCCGCAGGCTGGCCCTTGAAGAGCGACACCTACGGCGGCGGCTTCCTGTACCACATGGAAGACAACAAGGTGGTGCTCGGCTTCATCACCGGCCTCAATTACGAGAACCCGTGGCTGAGCCCCTTCGAGGAGATGCAGCGCTGGAAGACGCACCCCGCGATCCGCAAGCACATCGAAGGCGGCAAGCGCCTGAGCTACGGCGCGCGCGCCATCACCGCGGGCGGCCTGTTGAGCCTGCCCAAGACGGTGTTCCCGGGTGGTGCGCTGATCGGCTGCGATGCCGGCTTCCTCAACGGCCCGCGCATCAAGGGCAGCCACGCCGCCATGAAGACCGGCATGCTGGCCGCCGAGGCCGCGTTCGAAGCCGTGACCGCCGGCCGCCAGGCCGATGAGCTCGCGGCCTATCCCAAGGCTTTCGAAGCCAGCTGGCTTTACAAGGAACTGCACCAGGCTCGCAACTGGAAGGCGTGGTTCAAGTGGGGCCTGTGGGGCGGCACCATCGGCACCGGCATCGAGTACTGGCTGCTGCCGAAACTCGGCATCAAGTCGCCGCCGTGGACGATGCACCGCGACAAGCCCGACCACGCCTACCTGAAGCCGGCCGACCAGTGCCCGAAGATCGAGTACCCGAAGCCCGACGGCAAGCTCACCTTCGACCGCCTGAGCTCGGTGTTCATCTCCAACACCAACCACGAAGAGCACCAGCCGGCACACCTGACGCTGAAGGACAAGTCGGTGCCGGTGAACATCAACCTCGCCAAGTACGCCGGCCCCGAGAGCCGCTACTGCCCGGCCGGCGTGTACGAGTTCGTGCCCGACGAGGCCAACGCCGGCAAGGAGCGCCTGCAGATCAACGCGCAGAACTGCGTGCACTGCAAGACCTGCGACATCAAGGACCCGACGCAGAACATCGTCTGGGTCACGCCCGAAGGCGGCGGCGGCCCGAATTATTCGGGCATGTGA
- a CDS encoding transporter substrate-binding domain-containing protein, giving the protein MRIEIPEQKRLWRAWAGVAMLLLCMGAFAQVPMVELSSDEQAWVRSHPVLRLGVGREYPPYYFAPPEPGQPHGFIIETIALWAERVGMRLEFKRYDSNEAAVRALREGQVDMLPYAPPRREDSAVLHTLPVFAGNQVLVARRDLPDISATDNFGQYRVAVVEETPAATLMAARFPQAQVLRFATPEQALRAVASGSADLFVGYQQVVVYHVEKLLLANLAVRRNLGPGPVPIGPTVRRDAKELRAVLSHAVDSVTAADRSLLAARWLPAGALRAVSGEAAQLTPAELEWVGRHGNIRVGFDASFSPITSQGDLNDPQGMGIDYLRLVARKTGLAIQREVGSSFADVYARGAAGELDVIVGLVRTPLRRADYEFVGPFARVPTAIVMRDDDTSLITDTREFGVRKVALLRQHFLIPELRARHPGVHLVELDRQDQVLSAVAEGAADVALGNVKVVNELLERRFGGNLRITGTVSGGDSELYFGVRRDQPELTQILRKGLDAVSEAEAAAIAQRWLVVTVQPGVPWAKLLAWGGPVLLALLIGMGLLWRSRRGMAEARAIEARGRRLAEEAVATRGRFLAYLSHELRGTLGAVASGAEMAKTQRDPAFQERLLDAMAESMRGLSQVLETTLAYEQTLAKPVQLQPEPLSLSVLWTRMTAPGELAARQKGLVFESRCEAGDQTVVVDAPRLQQVVTNLLQNAVKFTDKGTVSVVGRWVGGPDEEQPPLFEVAVTDSGPGMTAEELAQIFEPYSQGRAGMRLGQGVGLGLAISRQIVAAMGGTLQAHSETGKGSTFVLQVTLPPATAAS; this is encoded by the coding sequence ATGCGCATCGAGATTCCCGAGCAGAAGCGCCTCTGGCGCGCCTGGGCCGGCGTTGCGATGCTGCTGCTGTGCATGGGTGCCTTCGCGCAGGTGCCGATGGTCGAGTTGTCGTCCGACGAGCAGGCCTGGGTGCGCAGCCACCCGGTGCTGCGCCTCGGCGTGGGGCGCGAATACCCGCCGTACTACTTCGCGCCGCCGGAGCCGGGGCAACCGCACGGCTTCATCATCGAGACCATCGCCCTCTGGGCCGAGCGGGTGGGCATGCGGCTCGAGTTCAAGCGCTACGACAGCAACGAGGCCGCCGTGCGGGCGCTGCGGGAAGGCCAGGTCGACATGCTGCCGTATGCGCCGCCTCGCCGCGAGGACAGCGCCGTGCTCCACACGCTGCCGGTGTTCGCCGGCAACCAGGTGCTGGTGGCGCGGCGCGACCTGCCCGACATCTCGGCCACCGACAACTTCGGCCAGTACCGCGTGGCGGTGGTGGAGGAGACGCCCGCCGCGACGCTGATGGCCGCCCGCTTTCCGCAGGCGCAGGTGCTGCGCTTCGCCACGCCGGAGCAGGCGCTGCGCGCCGTCGCGTCAGGCTCGGCGGATCTCTTCGTCGGCTATCAGCAGGTGGTGGTCTACCACGTCGAAAAGCTGCTGCTGGCGAACCTGGCCGTGCGCCGCAACCTCGGGCCGGGGCCGGTGCCGATCGGGCCGACGGTGCGGCGCGACGCGAAGGAACTGCGCGCGGTGCTGTCGCATGCCGTCGATTCCGTCACCGCCGCCGACCGCTCGCTGCTGGCCGCGCGCTGGCTGCCCGCAGGGGCGCTCCGCGCCGTCTCCGGTGAGGCGGCGCAGCTCACGCCGGCCGAGCTGGAATGGGTGGGCCGGCACGGCAACATCCGCGTGGGCTTCGATGCGAGCTTCTCGCCGATCACGAGCCAGGGCGATCTCAACGACCCGCAAGGCATGGGCATCGACTACCTGCGCCTCGTGGCGCGCAAGACCGGCCTCGCGATCCAGCGCGAAGTGGGCTCGTCGTTCGCCGATGTCTATGCGCGTGGGGCGGCGGGTGAGCTGGACGTGATCGTCGGCCTGGTGCGCACGCCGCTGCGCCGGGCGGACTATGAATTCGTCGGCCCGTTCGCGCGCGTGCCGACCGCCATCGTGATGCGCGACGACGACACCTCGCTCATCACCGACACGCGCGAGTTCGGTGTGCGCAAGGTGGCGCTGCTTCGGCAGCACTTCCTCATCCCCGAGTTGCGGGCGCGGCACCCCGGCGTCCACCTCGTCGAGCTCGACCGCCAGGACCAGGTGCTCTCGGCGGTGGCCGAAGGGGCGGCCGATGTGGCGCTGGGCAACGTGAAGGTGGTGAACGAACTGCTCGAGCGGCGCTTCGGCGGCAACCTGCGCATCACCGGCACGGTGTCAGGCGGCGACAGCGAGCTCTATTTCGGCGTGCGGCGTGACCAGCCCGAGCTCACGCAGATCCTGCGCAAGGGGCTCGATGCGGTGAGCGAGGCCGAGGCCGCAGCCATCGCGCAGCGGTGGCTGGTGGTGACGGTGCAGCCCGGCGTGCCGTGGGCGAAGCTGCTCGCATGGGGTGGGCCGGTGCTGCTGGCCTTGCTGATCGGCATGGGGCTGCTGTGGCGCAGCCGCCGTGGCATGGCAGAGGCCCGTGCGATCGAGGCGCGCGGGCGGCGTCTGGCCGAAGAGGCGGTGGCCACGCGCGGTCGCTTCCTGGCGTACCTCTCGCATGAGCTGCGCGGCACGCTCGGTGCCGTGGCGAGTGGCGCCGAGATGGCGAAGACGCAGCGCGATCCGGCCTTCCAGGAGCGGCTGCTCGATGCGATGGCCGAGTCCATGCGCGGCTTGAGCCAGGTGCTGGAGACGACGCTGGCCTACGAGCAGACGCTGGCCAAGCCGGTGCAACTGCAACCCGAGCCCTTGAGCCTGTCGGTGCTGTGGACACGGATGACGGCACCGGGCGAACTCGCCGCACGGCAGAAAGGGCTGGTCTTCGAGTCTCGATGCGAAGCCGGCGACCAGACCGTGGTGGTCGACGCGCCGCGGCTTCAGCAGGTGGTGACCAACCTGCTGCAGAACGCGGTGAAGTTCACCGACAAGGGCACCGTCTCGGTGGTCGGCCGCTGGGTGGGCGGGCCCGATGAAGAGCAGCCCCCGCTTTTCGAGGTGGCCGTGACCGACAGCGGCCCCGGCATGACGGCCGAGGAGCTGGCGCAGATCTTCGAGCCGTATTCGCAGGGCCGCGCCGGCATGCGGCTGGGGCAGGGCGTGGGCCTCGGGCTGGCCATCAGCCGGCAGATCGTGGCGGCGATGGGCGGCACGCTGCAGGCCCACAGCGAGACGGGCAAGGGCTCCACCTTCGTCCTGCAGGTGACGCTGCCGCCTGCGACGGCAGCGAGCTGA
- the gcvT gene encoding glycine cleavage system aminomethyltransferase GcvT, with translation MSANAVAAVAPAALLKTPLHALHLELGAKMVPFAGYEMPVNYPGGIIAEHKQCRESAALFDVSHMGQLRLVGDDAAKALETLVPVDVVDLPVGKQRYALFTNPSGGILDDLMITRREGDLFVVVNAACKAADTRHLITHIGHRCTVQPLPDRALLALQGPKAVDALRKLNPDVARLTFMTGMSAHIAGADCFVTRSGYTGEDGFEISVPADHAVALARALLALPEVKPAGLGARDTLRLEAGLCLYGHDINETTTPVEAGLTWAIQKVRRPGGARAGGYPGASVIESQLASGAPIKRAGLLGLERVPVREGAVIVDAKGHKLGHVTSGTLSPTVNQPIAMAYLAANHALAHHEVYAEVRGKRQPMRVAPMPFTPHRYHRG, from the coding sequence ATGTCCGCAAATGCCGTTGCTGCTGTCGCCCCCGCCGCCCTGCTCAAGACACCGCTGCACGCCCTGCACCTGGAGCTGGGCGCCAAGATGGTGCCCTTTGCCGGCTACGAGATGCCGGTCAACTACCCCGGCGGCATCATTGCCGAGCACAAGCAGTGCCGCGAATCGGCGGCGCTCTTCGATGTCTCGCACATGGGCCAGCTGCGCCTCGTCGGCGACGACGCGGCCAAGGCGCTCGAAACGCTGGTGCCGGTCGACGTGGTCGACCTGCCGGTGGGCAAGCAGCGCTACGCGCTCTTCACCAACCCCAGCGGCGGCATCCTCGACGACCTGATGATCACGCGCCGCGAAGGCGACCTCTTCGTCGTGGTCAACGCCGCCTGCAAGGCCGCCGACACCCGCCACCTCATCACCCACATCGGCCACCGCTGCACCGTGCAACCGCTGCCCGACCGTGCGCTTCTCGCGCTGCAGGGGCCGAAGGCGGTCGACGCACTGCGCAAGCTCAATCCAGACGTCGCCAGGCTCACCTTCATGACCGGCATGTCGGCCCATATCGCCGGCGCCGACTGCTTTGTCACCCGCTCCGGCTACACCGGCGAAGATGGCTTCGAGATCTCGGTGCCCGCCGATCACGCCGTTGCCCTGGCGCGCGCCCTGCTTGCATTGCCGGAAGTGAAACCGGCCGGCCTCGGTGCACGCGACACCTTGCGCCTCGAAGCGGGCCTGTGCCTCTACGGCCATGACATCAACGAGACTACGACCCCGGTCGAAGCCGGCCTCACCTGGGCGATCCAGAAGGTGCGCCGCCCCGGCGGTGCGCGCGCTGGCGGCTACCCTGGGGCCAGCGTCATCGAATCGCAACTCGCGAGCGGTGCCCCGATCAAGCGCGCCGGCCTGCTCGGCCTGGAGCGTGTGCCCGTACGCGAAGGCGCCGTCATCGTCGACGCCAAGGGCCACAAGCTCGGCCATGTGACCAGCGGCACGCTGTCACCCACCGTCAACCAGCCGATTGCCATGGCCTACCTCGCCGCCAACCATGCGCTTGCGCACCACGAGGTGTATGCCGAGGTGCGCGGCAAGCGCCAGCCAATGCGCGTCGCGCCGATGCCCTTCACGCCGCACCGTTATCACCGCGGCTGA
- the gcvH gene encoding glycine cleavage system protein GcvH, whose amino-acid sequence MTTMYTADHEWINIEDHEAATVGITLHAQDALGDVVFVDLPEVGRTFKKGEVSGVVESVKAAADIYMPVSGEIVEVNEALRADPSLANSDPLGNGWFFKVKVSDMAEFEGLLDAPAYDALVKNA is encoded by the coding sequence ATGACGACCATGTACACCGCCGACCACGAGTGGATCAACATCGAGGACCATGAGGCCGCCACCGTCGGCATCACGCTGCATGCGCAGGATGCTCTGGGTGACGTGGTCTTCGTCGATTTGCCCGAAGTGGGCCGCACGTTCAAGAAGGGCGAGGTGTCGGGTGTCGTCGAGTCGGTGAAGGCGGCTGCCGACATTTACATGCCCGTCAGCGGCGAGATCGTGGAGGTGAACGAAGCCCTGCGCGCCGACCCGTCGCTCGCCAACAGCGACCCGCTGGGCAACGGCTGGTTCTTCAAGGTCAAGGTGAGCGACATGGCCGAGTTTGAAGGTCTCCTCGACGCGCCCGCCTACGACGCGCTCGTGAAGAACGCCTGA